The Psychrobacter sp. LV10R520-6 genome includes a region encoding these proteins:
- a CDS encoding heavy metal translocating P-type ATPase: MNDSTSTATDSSYNVETDIQSNIQTQPQRAHLQLAIDGMSCQACASRIEKVLNKKPAVYEVSVNFAGETANVDYDPTQTTPEQITEWVDKTGFVANVQAGDDLFAQTDKDTATQLPWRLIGLWVCLLPFLVGMAGMLVGQGMAWMPPVWIQFVLATFVQFGLALPFYKSAWASIKGGLANMDVLVVLGTVTIWAYSTYIWLTYGDGSLASLMQSATHAGGHGSANSPEVYFEASVMVIAFVRSGKYLEERTKKHSLNSIDLLLSLTPDEVEQQQSNGNFHMVALQDVQVGDILRAKQGSRVATDGTVIDGAGWCVEGHLTGESVPLKKEQGDELLAGALVENGSLLYRVRAKGSDTKLGDMVQALSDAQGSKAKLARLADKVTAIFVPVVVAISLITFGLTWWLTGMVDTALMHAVSVLVIACPCALGLATPAAIMAGMGVAARHGVWFKDAQSLEAAGDIDTVVLDKTGTLTLGKPTIVDQVMVDKSLAVDDVLQLAASVEAHASHPLATALINVANERQLPLLPVIDISVVKGAGIQAQIEGLGVVKVGTAEFANFTLPKMMPKVWQIASTVAISINNEPLGAFALADDLKADTPQAITALQDAGIDVILMSGDKQSVVDHVAEQLGIKAAYGKMSPRDKASQIAKLQTAGRKVAMAGDGVNDAPAMATADASFAMFEGTDVAQHSASARLMGESLMHIDAAQKIAHATIRNIKQNLFFAFIYNCLGIPLAAFGFLNPMIAAAAMALSSISVLMNALRLTRFKTEVELDNTVTITKQDAQQPTSV; this comes from the coding sequence TCATCTGCAGCTGGCGATTGATGGAATGTCGTGTCAGGCGTGTGCGTCACGAATAGAAAAAGTGCTGAATAAGAAGCCTGCTGTCTATGAGGTGAGCGTCAATTTTGCTGGCGAGACTGCCAATGTCGATTATGACCCAACGCAGACCACACCTGAACAAATCACCGAATGGGTCGACAAAACTGGCTTTGTGGCGAACGTGCAAGCAGGTGATGATCTATTTGCACAGACTGATAAGGATACCGCAACACAGTTGCCATGGCGACTGATTGGACTTTGGGTCTGTTTGCTACCGTTTCTAGTCGGCATGGCAGGAATGCTGGTCGGACAAGGTATGGCGTGGATGCCGCCGGTTTGGATACAGTTTGTGTTAGCGACGTTTGTACAGTTCGGACTGGCATTGCCTTTTTATAAAAGCGCTTGGGCCTCTATCAAGGGTGGTCTTGCCAACATGGATGTGCTGGTGGTCCTTGGTACCGTGACTATCTGGGCTTATTCAACTTATATATGGCTCACGTATGGCGATGGCAGTTTGGCGAGTCTGATGCAAAGTGCCACTCATGCCGGCGGTCACGGCTCTGCTAACAGCCCTGAAGTATATTTTGAAGCCAGTGTAATGGTCATTGCCTTTGTGCGTAGTGGTAAATATCTAGAAGAACGTACTAAAAAACATAGCCTAAATAGCATTGATTTATTATTATCGCTCACACCAGATGAGGTCGAGCAGCAACAGTCTAATGGCAACTTTCATATGGTGGCGTTACAAGACGTGCAAGTGGGTGATATCTTGCGCGCCAAACAAGGCAGCCGAGTGGCAACCGATGGTACAGTTATTGATGGTGCTGGCTGGTGTGTAGAAGGTCATCTAACTGGCGAGTCGGTACCGCTCAAAAAAGAACAAGGAGATGAGCTGTTAGCAGGCGCACTAGTCGAAAATGGCAGTTTACTATACCGCGTACGCGCTAAAGGTAGTGATACTAAGCTTGGCGATATGGTACAAGCGTTGAGTGATGCTCAAGGCTCTAAAGCGAAGCTGGCCCGCCTTGCAGATAAAGTAACGGCTATTTTTGTGCCTGTGGTCGTGGCTATTTCGTTAATCACTTTTGGGCTGACGTGGTGGCTGACCGGTATGGTCGATACCGCCTTAATGCATGCCGTATCAGTATTAGTGATTGCCTGTCCTTGTGCGCTTGGTCTAGCAACTCCAGCCGCTATTATGGCAGGTATGGGTGTGGCAGCGCGTCATGGGGTATGGTTTAAAGATGCGCAGAGTTTAGAAGCTGCAGGCGATATCGATACCGTGGTGCTCGATAAAACAGGCACTTTAACCCTTGGTAAGCCCACTATCGTCGATCAAGTGATGGTTGATAAATCCTTAGCCGTTGACGATGTGCTCCAGCTAGCCGCCAGTGTTGAAGCTCATGCCAGCCATCCATTGGCTACTGCCTTAATTAACGTCGCCAATGAGCGCCAGCTCCCGTTATTACCGGTAATCGATATTAGCGTGGTTAAAGGTGCGGGTATCCAAGCGCAAATCGAAGGTCTTGGTGTGGTTAAAGTCGGCACAGCAGAATTTGCCAATTTCACGCTACCAAAGATGATGCCAAAAGTATGGCAAATCGCCAGTACCGTGGCAATCAGTATCAATAACGAGCCATTAGGGGCTTTTGCTTTGGCTGATGATTTAAAGGCTGATACTCCGCAAGCAATTACGGCGCTACAAGATGCGGGTATTGATGTGATCTTGATGAGTGGTGATAAGCAATCTGTCGTTGATCATGTGGCAGAGCAATTGGGTATTAAGGCTGCTTATGGCAAAATGAGCCCACGTGATAAAGCCAGTCAAATTGCTAAATTACAAACAGCAGGCCGTAAAGTAGCGATGGCAGGGGACGGCGTTAATGATGCGCCAGCTATGGCGACCGCTGATGCCAGCTTTGCCATGTTTGAAGGCACCGATGTGGCACAGCACAGTGCTTCGGCGCGTTTAATGGGCGAATCATTGATGCATATTGATGCTGCACAAAAAATCGCCCATGCCACCATACGCAATATCAAACAAAATTTATTTTTTGCCTTTATTTATAATTGCCTTGGGATTCCATTGGCCGCCTTTGGCTTTTTAAACCCAATGATTGCTGCCGCAGCGATGGCCCTCAGCTCTATATCAGTATTGATGAATGCGCTACGACTAACGCGCTTTAAAACCGAGGTTGAGCTGGATAATACCGTGACAATAACTAAGCAAGACGCACAGCAGCCAACCTCTGTATAA